The Zonotrichia albicollis isolate bZonAlb1 chromosome 9, bZonAlb1.hap1, whole genome shotgun sequence genome has a window encoding:
- the LOC141730103 gene encoding uncharacterized protein LOC141730103, with the protein MAADPAAPGRAKAGLPIANPREAARKRKMARDTEAEQELSMESREDKCPRQNLVAEAVLSGSTAQEANGEEKSRRYRTRRGCKRSQRGSEGERASLGREGVQRWSQSSELVLHEQLHGGEKPHTCMECGKSFRWNSKLIVHQRVHTGERPYECGECGKSFRWNSHLIRHQKIHTGEKPYECGECGKSFSQSYNLITHQRTHTRERPYKCSECGMCFRQSSSLMVHQRTHREERSYECSKCGKGFKTSSNLLQHYRIHREERPFQCPDCGKGFRKNSHLITHQLIHTGERPYECDKFRKRFPTSSHLLRHYWIHREERPFRCPDCGKGFKLNSHLVTHRRIHTGERPYECPQCGKSFCSSSALTQHQRRHR; encoded by the exons gattgcCCATTGCCAACCCCagggaggctgcgaggaagaggaagatggcccgggacactgaggcag agcaggagctgagcatggagagcagggaggacaaatgcccgcggcagaacctggtggcagaggccgttttgagcggctccacggcgcaggaagccaatggggaggaaaagtCCCGGAGATaccgcacgaggaggggctgcaaacgcagccagcggggatctgagggggaaagagccagcctgggccgggaaggcgTCCAGAGATGgagccagagctcggagctggtgctccatgagcagctccatggtggggagaagccccacacgtgcatggagtgtgggaagagcttcaggtggaactccaaactgattgtgcaccagagggtccacactggggaacggccctacgagtgtggggagtgtgggaagagcttcaggtggaactcccacctgatcaggcaccagaagatccacactggggagaagccctatgaATGTGgagagtgtgggaagagcttcagccagagctacAACCTGATCacgcaccagaggacccacactagAGAAAGGCCGTACAAGTGTTCCGAGTGTGGGATGTGCTTCcgccagagctccagcctgatggTGCACCAGAGGacacacagagaggagaggtcCTATGAGTGTTCCAAGTGTGGGAAGGGGTTTAagaccagctccaatctcctccagcactatcGGATTCACAGAGAagagaggcccttccaatgccccgactgcgggaaagGATTCAGGAaaaactcccacctcatcacccaccagctcatccacactggggagaggccctatgagtgtgatAAATTCAGGAAGAGGTTTCcgaccagctcccatctcctccggCACTATTggattcacagagaggagaggcccttccgctgccccgactgcgggaagggattcaagctcAACTCCCACctcgtcacccaccggcgcatccacactggggagaggccctacgagtgtccccagtgtgggaagagcttctgcagcagctctgccttgacccaacaccaacggaggcaccgctaa